The following are encoded together in the Adhaeribacter arboris genome:
- a CDS encoding 50S ribosomal protein L25/general stress protein Ctc, giving the protein MKTLEIIGFKRANLGKKESKDLRAESNVPCVLYGGSEQVAFYAPAILFRELVYSPEVHIVDLNIEGTHFKAVLQDLQFHPVNEMLLHVDFLELKDDKEVKIEVPVRFVGVSPGVLSGGKLVTKLRKLKIKALPANLPDYIDVDISDLELGRSVKVNKIKPANYTILSNPASPVATVAIPRALKQQQNEK; this is encoded by the coding sequence ATGAAAACATTAGAGATTATAGGGTTTAAAAGAGCAAATCTCGGTAAAAAAGAATCTAAAGATCTGCGTGCCGAATCAAATGTGCCTTGTGTATTGTACGGAGGCTCCGAGCAAGTAGCTTTTTACGCTCCTGCTATTTTATTCCGTGAATTGGTTTACTCGCCGGAAGTACACATTGTTGATTTAAACATTGAGGGCACTCATTTTAAGGCTGTCTTGCAAGATTTACAGTTTCACCCGGTAAATGAAATGTTGCTGCACGTGGACTTTTTGGAACTGAAAGACGACAAAGAAGTTAAAATTGAAGTTCCGGTTCGTTTTGTGGGTGTTTCTCCGGGTGTTCTATCCGGAGGTAAATTAGTAACTAAGCTCCGTAAACTTAAAATTAAAGCTTTACCAGCTAATTTACCCGATTACATTGACGTTGACATTTCAGACCTGGAACTAGGTCGTTCGGTAAAAGTTAATAAAATCAAACCAGCCAATTACACTATCTTATCTAATCCGGCTTCACCGGTTGCTACTGTAGCAATTCCACGGGCCCTGAAACAACAGCAAAACGAAAAGTAA
- the pth gene encoding aminoacyl-tRNA hydrolase, with translation MKYLLVGLGNIGPEYAHTRHNIGFMVLDYLAKKHDTSFDSGRHVFVTEIKTKGRSFTLIKPTTYMNLSGKAVSHWLSTLKIPATQMLVITDDLALPYGKLRMRAKGSAGGHNGLKHIEETLGTTEYPRLRFGVDAQFSKGRQVDYVLSPFNPDEQIELPTLIEKAAEMSISFGTIGLERTMNFYNTK, from the coding sequence ATGAAATATTTACTTGTTGGTTTAGGTAACATTGGCCCTGAATACGCCCATACACGTCACAATATTGGTTTTATGGTGCTCGATTATTTGGCAAAAAAACACGACACCTCTTTTGATTCAGGTCGTCATGTTTTTGTAACTGAAATAAAAACGAAAGGTCGCTCTTTTACTTTGATTAAGCCTACTACTTACATGAACTTAAGCGGTAAGGCGGTGAGTCATTGGCTAAGCACTTTAAAAATTCCGGCCACTCAAATGTTGGTCATTACCGACGATTTGGCTCTGCCTTACGGTAAATTACGAATGCGCGCCAAAGGCTCGGCTGGCGGACACAACGGCCTGAAGCATATAGAAGAAACCCTCGGTACCACCGAATACCCGCGTTTGCGTTTTGGGGTAGATGCTCAATTTTCGAAAGGCCGCCAAGTTGATTACGTACTCAGTCCTTTTAATCCGGATGAGCAAATAGAATTACCAACACTTATAGAAAAAGCGGCTGAGATGAGCATTTCTTTCGGCACTATTGGCCTGGAGCGAACCATGAATTTCTATAATACCAAGTAA